tatatatatatatatatatatatatgtatgtatgtatgtatgtatgtatgtatgtatgtatgtatgtatgtgtgtgtgtacgtATGGCCACGATTTTGCACCTAAGCTCAAAATAGGAAGGGGATAGGCTTAAAGAgctcaatacaatgaatttatagagagtaggttagaaatttaaattttaatgagttTAGATCACCATGATAGTGGGCCAAGGTCACAGTATCATGAAATGGAATGGTATATATAGTGAAACTTGTCCTCGGACTCAGTCCAAGGAGGTTGATTCTTATATTCCTTTCTCTTAAGGACAGGTTACAGATATTGTTTTTGAGTCTAcagtattttctttcttctttcttcgaTTTCCTTTTCTCAGGGACCTTCCTTTATTTTATACTTCCTCCTCGTGCAGGTCTAGGCCGCTAgtcttgatacttgtcccatccccctcttcctgaagtctttggatactagctgtaaggctgaaaatcactgttcagaCATCACTTCCTCATTGATACGGCCAAAGATTTGGATACAGAATATtaaatgtggtggtagcagctttctctcaCCCTTCGCTCTGTGCACCCATGAAGCATATCATCATCAGTAGGACCTCTTGGAAGATTATTCTAGACAACATGACATACCATCTGACCCTTGCCTTACTTAGCCGATGAGACACCCATCCTCGGACTACCTCCCCTAGCTTCTTAGTTCACAATTTGCTTATGGACCTCTTCATTACTATTAATCTGCTCTCGGACACATGAACACCCTCGGACAAAGCCCATGGCCCAATATGCGTTTTTGGACCTTTCATCTCTACAATAgtccctcaaaactctattttttcatCCTATCGAGGAGGAAAACGGGGTTTTGACTCCGAGTAGTGGCTTTCACACGCTTACTTAACCTCCACACGTGAAAATGTTGCTTTGTGTGCTTTGTAACTGTTTCTAATGCTTCAAAGCCCGTGATGTCTCATTAAATGCTCCAGGCGGCGTTTTGTTCTCCGTTTTCTACAGTGGGATGTAGATCCTATGGTTGgcatttctcaaattttgagCGGGATAACTCTCATTTAATCCCGCCTCCTATATAAGGTGTCTGGGGGGtcataattttctttactttacaAATTTGTTAGCCCCTTATAAATCTTGAACTCTCCAGCTTCCAAGAATTCCTCAATCTCCTAACTCTCCAGAATTTCCTAAAGTGTCACCTGTTCTTATTCTCGTAAGTTTTCATGCTCCTAGGTTCTTTTCTCCTCGGCCACTCTTCTCGGCCTCCTAATTTTCACTCCTTTTTCAAAATCATTCTCTTTTAATTTGCttaaatgggtagattcaaaggCCTGGTAGATACTCCCGCTGGTATGGAGGGCTTTAGAGCCAAACATCACATTCCACAAGGAGTTGCCTTGCGGTATTGTGCTCTAGATCAGGTGGTTACTGATAGGAAAGAAGGAGAGGTTGTTATTCCTATGATCGCTTTCATAGAAGAAGGAATGACACTTCCCATGGGTAGTGTAACTCGAGACTACCTGTTCAACCAAAGATGATCTTGCCTCTCAGCTGTGCAAGAAAGAAGACCCTCCTCCTCCAACCAAAAACTAGCTCTTATGGTTTTATTTACTTCGCattattattacaattttttttctttgttttttttttagttgtacaAGTAGACCTTTGTAAGTAAACTGTCTTTTCCCAAGGCTTAGATTAATGAAGATGACAAGTTTTTGTTTCATGCTTATGATGTTTATATCTTTTCATTATACAGTTTTTGTCTTATTTAGTAATTACTTAGTAGGACAATGAGATATACCCCACTTTGATATCTACATAAGTGGTAACACCTTCCTAATTAGtcaatagaataaaaaattactcaATCAACAACATTAGTAAAACACATTTTTAACTACATAATCCGTACATCACAACAGAGCAACCACCCACATCATTCCCCATAAGCCTAATGATTAAGGAAGTAATCAGATACTGACCAGACAACAAATATGTTTGATATacttacaaatgctttaagtgatgctcatgaactTCCATTTTTCCAGATCACTGTTGTAGGAATCTCCAAGGTATGTAGTCTGAGGATCCAGACATAGCCAAgattctgtttgatatttagaaaagtTAACctaaagtattaatttacccaaagtaggtgGTCCAGGGAACCAGaaataactaaggttctgtttaatacttagagaaatgatggaagatatcaattttcccaaggtatgtgatccaaggagccaggcatagtcaaggttctgtttgatacttagaaaagtGAACCTGAAGTATTAATTATCCAAAGTAGGTGGTCTagggaaccagacataactaagattctgtttaatacttagagaaattatggaagatatcaatttttccaaggtatgtggtccgaggagctagaccaagattttgtttgatacttagaaaagtTAACctaaagtattaatttacccaaaatatgTAGTCcaaggaaccagacataactaaggttctgtttaacacttagagaaattatggaaaatatcaatttttccaaggtatgtggtccaaggagctaGATATAggcaaggttctgtttaatatttagAAAAGTAAACCTGatgtattaatttacccaaagtaggtgGTCTAGAgaacctgacataactaaggttttgtttaacacttagagaaatgatgaaagatatcaattttcccaaggtatgtggtctaagGAGTCAGGCATagccaatgttctgtttgatacttagaaaagtAATGACTGTAACGCATGAAGTAATAAGCGATATATAACAGAAAatactttcattaataataatactttcgtaaattatttacattccaggaaCATGGTACAACACTTTCATCTAGGTCTTCAAGATAATAAGCACATATTCCAGCTACCGAGGTGATGCAGTATggcccttcccaattgggtcctaactttccccatgctgggttcttcgCAGTACCCAAAACCTTTCTTAATACCAAATCTCCCGGTGTTAGTGGCCTCAACTTCACATTTGAGTCATACTCTTGTTTGAGCTTGTGTTGATAATATGCTAATTGAACCATGGCATTCTTCCTTCGGTCTTCAATAAAATCTAAGCTCATTTGTAGTAGTCTATCATTGTTGTTTGGAGCAAAAGAACTTGTCCTCATTGTTGGGAATCCGGTCTCAAGAGGGATTACAGCCTcagccccataagtcattgagAAGGGTGTTTTTCCTATGGATCTGTAAGgggtagtccgatatgtccaaaggacatgtgacaattctttcACCCATTTCCCCTTCACATCGTCTAACCTCTTCTCGAGCCTGTTTACTATTACCTTATTGACAGCCTCAGCCTGTCCACTCCCCTGTAGGTAAGCcggggtggaatacctatttgtgatgcccaagtcatAGCAATATCTTTCGAAAGCTTTGCAATCAAACTGAAGtccattgtccgaaatgagaGTATAGGGAATCCCTAAATGggtgacaatgttcttccagaCAAATCTCTTTGTATCTAGGTCTCTGATATTTGACAATAGCTCAGCTTCCACCTATTTGGTGAAATCGTTTATACCGACCAGCAGCTATCTCCTATTCCCTGCTGCCTTAGGGAAAGACCCAAAATATCTAAGCCTCATTAAgaaaaaggccaagggctggaaaGAGGGTTGAGGAAACCTCTTGGTTGGTGAATGTTTGGGGAAAATATTTGATATTGGTCGTATTTCTTCACATATTCTTGAGCTCCTttttgcatatttggccaccaatatccctgagtaaGGGCCTTGTGGGACAAAGACCTGCCTCCTGTGTGGCTCTCGCAAATTCCTTCATGTAACTCCTCCAAGAGTAGCTTAATTGCTTCAGGGTGTATACAAAGCAGATATAGGTCAGAGAAAGAACGCTTGTACAACTTTTGATCTTCGGACAGCCAAAACTGAAAAGCTTTTCTGTGTACCTTGTCAGCCTCGGACTTCTCCTTAGGTAAGGTATTCTCTTTAAGGAACAACACAATGGAGTCCATCCAACTAATTCCCACTCTAATCTGATGACTATGGACTGTATCCACACTTGTCTTAGTAGGCTTACATAAATCTTTCACCAAGATGACCCGAGGTAAGCTCTGTGCCAAGGACGTTGCCAAGGTGGCTAGAGAATCAGCATGAGTGTTTCTACTTCTGGGGATTTGTACTAAGGTGAAAAACTCAAACTTTGATTGTAAATGTCTAACCTGATTTAAATATTCCTGTATCCTCGGATCTCTGGCTTCCAACTTTCCTTCCACTTAGCCTACAACTAGTCTTGAATCCGAGAACGTCTTCATTGTCTTCTCTCCCAACTTCTGAACCATAGTCATTCCTACTAATAGAGTTTtatactcggcttcattattcgtGGCCGAGAAATTTATCCTTAAAGATTTCTCAGTAACGATCTTTTCTGGAGATATCACAACTAATCCCACTCTTGATCCTATTTGATTTGCCACGCCATTCACGTACACTTTTTATGACTGAGGTTCGTTCAGGGAGATCGTGCCaattaatttttcatccatattTGGCCTCTTAGTATTTTCTTCTAACGAGGGCTTAGCAAACTTAGCCACCAAGTCGGCGAGAACTTGGCCTTTTATAGAGGTGTgtggcatatacttgatatcaaaatcCCCCAGAATTgtaccccatttggcaatcatTCCCGTATAATCAGCACTCCGAAGTAAAGACCTAAGCGAAAATTGGGTCAAAACCACAACtgtgtgggattggaagtaatggggaagcttacGTGTAGCGTGCACCACTGCTAAAATAACCTTTTCCAATGGTAAGTAACGAATCTCAACTTCATGCAATGATTTACTCAGATAATAAACTAGTCTTTGTACATCATTGTTAACCCGTATCAGCACCAAAGTAACGGCATGGGAAGCCACAGcaatataagcaaacaaaatctcgtCCTCCTCGGGCCTGGACATAACgggtggccgagaaaggtatTCTTTAAGCTACtgaaaagccaaagcacacTTAGTCCATtcgaatcccttccacttatgtAACAGCTAAAAGAAGGGCTTAAATCTGTCCATAGACCAAGAGATGAATTAGTTTAAGGTAGTAGTCATTCCTGTCAATTTCTAAACTTCTTTAGGATACCGAGGTGGCTGCAAATTGTTAATTACCTTAACCTGATCAAGATTGACCTCAATTCCACGATGAGTGACCATGTACCCCAGAAATTTACCTGATCCTAAGCCAAAGGAGCATTTGGAAGCATTGAGGCGTAGCTTGTGTTTCCTTAGTATCTCAAAGATATTCTCAAGGTCCTTCACATGCTTGGACACCACCTTActtttcactaccatgtcatctacgtaaacCTCAATGCTTTTACCTACTTGTAGCTCAAACaccctggtcatcatcctttaaTAGGTAGCCCCTGTATTCGTCAAACCAgaaggcatcactttgtagtgaTAATTTCCTATGGGAATGACAAAGGCTGTTTTTTCCTGATCATACAAGGCCAAGGGTATTTGATGATATCCTTGGAAAGCatctagaaaactcatccgaggatgccccaTAGTGGCATCCACTAGTTGATCTATATGAGGCATTGGGAAGGGGTCTTTAGGGTaggctttgttcaaatctgtgaagtctacacatactcaccatttctcattcttctttttcactactaCTGTATTAGCCAACCATTCTGGATAAAAGACTTCCTTGATAGCGCCTGCTTGCTTGAGTTTGATCACTTCCACTTTAACGGCATCAGAATGCTCTTTGGATGAACACCGAGGTGGCTGCTTCTTAGGGAGGACagccgggttgacatttaagtgatgacaaataaaatttGGGTTTACCCCGGGAGCTTCATAAGCGTTCCATGCGAACACATCAATATTCTTCTTCAAAAATATGACCAACTCTTCCTTCTCTTAAGGAGGCAATTGAGCTCCGATTTGAAAGAATTTCTCTGGATCATCGTCAATAACAATTTTCTCTAACTTCTTACACGCGGGCTCTTCTAACACTATCTCCATGGGCATGATCGAGGTCTTTGATTGCTATGAGCCTCCCTTAGCAGAGGCCGAGGATTCAGCTTCAGGCTGATGCATAATTGCAACCGCCATGCACTGCCTAGCCACGGATTGGCTCCCAACCAGCTCTTCAATCTAGTCACTTGACGGATATTTCACTTTCAAATGCAGAGTTGAGGACACAGCTCCCAGGGTATGaaaccaaggtcttgccacaatggccGTGTAGGGAGAGTAGGCATCTACCATGATGAAATCCACTTCCACCACTTCTAAACCTACTTGCACAGGTAATCTAATTTGACCCTTTGGAATGACAACTTTCCCATTAAAGCTTATCAATGGTGAATTATAGGCTGTCAAGTCCTTTAGTTTCAAATTTAGCCCTTTgtataagtcagggtacataat
This genomic stretch from Castanea sativa cultivar Marrone di Chiusa Pesio chromosome 1, ASM4071231v1 harbors:
- the LOC142634750 gene encoding uncharacterized protein LOC142634750, coding for MSRPEEDEILFAYIAVASHAVTLVLIRVNNDVQRLVYYLSKSLHEVEIRYLPLEKVILAVVHATRKLPHYFQSHTVVVLTQFSLRSLLRSADYTGMIAKWGTILGDFDIKSRNTHADSLATLATSLAQSLPRVILVKDLCKPTKTSVDTVHSHQIRVGISWMDSIVLFLKENTLPKEKSEADKVHRKAFQFWLSEDQKLYKRSFSDLYLLCIHPEAIKLLLEELHEGICESHTGGRSLSHKALTQGYWWPNMQKGAQEYVEAELLSNIRDLDTKRFVWKNIVTHLGIPYTLISDNGLQFDCKAFERYCYDLGITNRYSTPAYLQGSGQAEAVNKVIVNRLEKRLDDVKGKWVKELSHVLWTYRTTPYRSIGKTPFSMTYGAEAVIPLETGFPTMRTSSFAPNNNDRLLQMSLDFIEDRRKNAMVQLAYYQHKLKQEYDSNVKLRPLTPGDLVLRKVLGTAKNPAWGKLGPNWEGPYCITSVAGICAYYLEDLDESVVPCSWNVNNLRKYYY